Below is a window of Hydrogenimonas sp. DNA.
ACAACGAGTCGCACCACGGCAACGTCGTCAAACCCTGGTGGCAGCCGGATACGGCGATTATTGTCGCGGACTCTAAATTCAGGCGGAACAAGGGAAGCGATTATCGCGAAGCCTTCTTGAAAAAGACCAGGTTCTTCTGCTACGTCGATTTCAGGATGAGCGAAGCGGCGGTCTATGCCGACATTCTCCTCCCGGCGAAGTCCCATTACGAAGTTTACGACATCAGAACGAGTCCGGGCTACCACAGGTTTACCAACCTCGCCCAGCCTATAGCGAATATGAAGCCGGTAGGCGAAGCGATGGATGAGTGGAGCATGTTCGCTCTTCTGGCCAAGAAGCTCGAAGAGGTTGCCAACCGACCGGAAAACATAGCTAAAGCGAAGGTAAAAGATCTTAAAAAGTATGCGCGTGAAGGGTATCACGACCTGGCCAACTTCTATAAGGAGTTCACAAATACCGACGAAGAGTCCGAAGCCGCCGCTGAGCCCTACCTCGGAACCGACAAGCTGGCGGTAGAGGCAGCTTTGGAGAAGTGCGAACAGTACGCTCCGTGGACGATGGAGAAGATGTATAAGGCGGGCGGGTTCCTGCAGCTGAACGAAAAAGCCGGCAAGACTTCGCCCCTCTACTCGGACAGACCTTTCTTTACATTCGAAGATCACCTCTATAAATTCGAGAGGCTGGAGACACTCAGCGGGCGGCAGACGTTCTATGTGGACCATCCGATGTTCATCAAACTCGGAGCCGCTACGAATACCGGAATGGAAGGGATCAGACCGCAGGGCAACAGGTACCCGTTCGTCCTCATGACGCCTCATGCCAGATGGTCGATCCACTCCAACTACAAGCAGAGCAGGATTCTCCAGCGTCTGCAAAGAGGGGTTCCCTATATTCAGGTAAACAGAATGGTGGCCGAGAAGAAGGGGATAAAAGATGGCGATACTATTCGGATATTCAACAGCCTGGGAGAGTTCTACGCGATGGCCAAAGTCTCCAGCTCGTGTCCTCCAGACGGGCTCGTCATGGAGCATGGATGGGAGCCTTATATGTACAAATTCAAAAAGGGACACAACGAGGTAGTTCCTACGGCGCTCAACCTGCTCGAGATGGCAGACGGATGGGGCCACCTGAAATTCGGCGGCCTCTGGGACGGTAACCAGTATGCGTACGACGGTGCGATCGACTTCGAAAAAGCAAATGTGTAAGGTAGGAGAGCAGTATGTCTAAACGACAATTAGCAATGGTAATGGATTTGAACAAATGTATCGGATGCCAGACATGTACGGTCGCATGTAAAACCCAGTGGACCAACCGGAACGGCCGCGAGTATATGTACTGGAACAATGTGGAGACATATCCGGGCACAGGGTATCCGAAGAACTGGATGGAGATGGGCGGAGGCTTCGACGAAGCCGGAGATCTGCAGGCGGGAGTGGTCCCGAACATAGAGGCCGATTACGGTGTGCCGTGGGACTACAACCACGATCAGCTGCAGTTCGGTGCGCAGCTGAAACCGAACGTGGAGCCTACATGGGGGCCCAACTGGGATGAAGATGAGGGTGCCGGCGACTTCCCGAACGACAACTACTTCTTCTATATTCCCAGAATATGCAACCACTGCTCCAACCCGGGCTGTCTGAGCGCCTGCCCCCGTGACGCGATCTTCAAGCGCGACCAGGACGGAGTGGTGCTCGTCGATCTGGACAGGTGCCAGGGGTATCGCTACTGTATAGCGGGATGCCCCTACAAGAAGATCTACTTCAACCCCAAAATAAGCAAGAGCGAGAAGTGTATTCTCTGCTTCCCGAGGGTAGAGAAGGGTCTTCCGCCGGCTTTTGCGCAGCAGTGCGTCGGACGTATACGCTTCGTCGGCTTCCTCGATGACGAGGAGGGACAGGTTCACAAGCTCGTACACAAATACAAAGTGGCTCTGCCGCTCAGAAGCGACTACGGTACCCAGCCCAACGTCTACTATGTGCCGCCTACCGAAGCGCCGCCGAAGTTCGATGCGGAAGGGCGGATCATAGAGGGAAGCAACCGTGTGCCGATGGAGGAGCTGGAGCAGCTCTTCGGTCCCGAAGTGCACCAGGCCATGAAGACTCTCAGGGCGGAGATGAAGAAGAGAAAAGAGACCGGCAAGAGTGAGCTCATGGATATTCTTATCGCATACAAGCACTCGGATATGTTCCGTCTCGACCAGGAGTACTACCAGAGTATCGCCAAAAAGTCGGGAATATCCCTTGCGCCGATCGACAACAGGTATATACAGGGTAAGAACACTCCCAACAAATTCAAGTTCAAGGTGGTGGAATATGACTAAGATAACTACTGCACTTCTGGCAACTTCGCTTGCCGCATCGGCGCTGTTGGC
It encodes the following:
- a CDS encoding respiratory nitrate reductase alpha chain — translated: MKTFDRYFSDKDVRRAQNGMSKKDYMEIVQKLLEEGKNGKANNESHHGNVVKPWWQPDTAIIVADSKFRRNKGSDYREAFLKKTRFFCYVDFRMSEAAVYADILLPAKSHYEVYDIRTSPGYHRFTNLAQPIANMKPVGEAMDEWSMFALLAKKLEEVANRPENIAKAKVKDLKKYAREGYHDLANFYKEFTNTDEESEAAAEPYLGTDKLAVEAALEKCEQYAPWTMEKMYKAGGFLQLNEKAGKTSPLYSDRPFFTFEDHLYKFERLETLSGRQTFYVDHPMFIKLGAATNTGMEGIRPQGNRYPFVLMTPHARWSIHSNYKQSRILQRLQRGVPYIQVNRMVAEKKGIKDGDTIRIFNSLGEFYAMAKVSSSCPPDGLVMEHGWEPYMYKFKKGHNEVVPTALNLLEMADGWGHLKFGGLWDGNQYAYDGAIDFEKANV
- a CDS encoding respiratory nitrate reductase beta chain, translating into MYWNNVETYPGTGYPKNWMEMGGGFDEAGDLQAGVVPNIEADYGVPWDYNHDQLQFGAQLKPNVEPTWGPNWDEDEGAGDFPNDNYFFYIPRICNHCSNPGCLSACPRDAIFKRDQDGVVLVDLDRCQGYRYCIAGCPYKKIYFNPKISKSEKCILCFPRVEKGLPPAFAQQCVGRIRFVGFLDDEEGQVHKLVHKYKVALPLRSDYGTQPNVYYVPPTEAPPKFDAEGRIIEGSNRVPMEELEQLFGPEVHQAMKTLRAEMKKRKETGKSELMDILIAYKHSDMFRLDQEYYQSIAKKSGISLAPIDNRYIQGKNTPNKFKFKVVEYD